In the Blastocatellia bacterium genome, one interval contains:
- a CDS encoding GAF domain-containing sensor histidine kinase, which translates to MSQSAKLIGAEPGGIGLVEDNNIVFHRLWLKDHWQNDLLQFSIEDSIVGQAVTKAETIVINEPTEKELNFPNNLKPYYKNGFMDVPIITRTGKVVGVLDIRRRMGKPLFTKLDRQLIESLANQAAVAIENAALYGELEKLYRNEQQITRTLQDLDKMKTNFVILASHEMRTPLTILKGYHDVLLNASSSSLTKSQQRALSVCHKTIDRLVIIANDILEMLKITEGKAMLKPSSFNLKDLVSEVINDLSGFIEKRDQKLHLSIDSDISEVCLDKEKIRLILLNLLQNAIKFTLDKGEISLELIREKEFIHITVKDDGIGIVEKELERIFDKFYTGGDPMQHSSGKYEFGARGTGLGLAIAKNYAEIHGGRLWAESDGPGKGSSFHLLVPEKLS; encoded by the coding sequence GTGTCACAAAGTGCAAAACTTATTGGTGCTGAACCAGGAGGTATTGGTTTAGTTGAAGATAACAATATTGTTTTTCATCGGTTATGGCTAAAAGATCACTGGCAAAATGACTTACTACAATTTTCTATTGAAGATAGCATTGTTGGTCAAGCTGTAACTAAAGCTGAAACAATTGTTATTAATGAGCCTACAGAAAAAGAACTAAATTTTCCTAATAACCTAAAGCCTTACTATAAGAATGGTTTTATGGATGTACCAATAATTACTCGTACGGGTAAAGTTGTAGGAGTTTTAGATATTCGCCGTCGTATGGGTAAACCTCTTTTTACTAAATTAGATCGTCAACTAATAGAGTCTTTAGCTAATCAAGCTGCTGTAGCAATAGAAAATGCCGCTCTTTATGGTGAACTTGAAAAACTCTACCGAAATGAACAGCAAATAACACGAACTTTGCAAGATCTAGATAAAATGAAGACCAACTTTGTTATTTTAGCCTCTCATGAAATGCGCACTCCGCTAACTATTCTAAAAGGCTATCATGATGTTTTACTTAATGCTTCAAGTAGCTCGCTAACTAAAAGTCAGCAAAGAGCTTTGTCTGTTTGTCACAAAACCATAGATAGGCTTGTTATTATTGCTAATGATATTTTAGAAATGCTAAAAATTACTGAAGGAAAAGCAATGCTTAAACCTAGTAGTTTTAACTTAAAAGATTTAGTAAGTGAAGTTATAAATGATTTAAGCGGATTTATTGAAAAACGTGATCAAAAATTACATTTGAGTATTGATAGTGATATTTCAGAAGTATGTTTAGATAAAGAAAAGATTAGGTTAATACTATTAAATCTCTTACAAAATGCTATTAAATTTACCCTAGATAAAGGTGAAATAAGTTTAGAGTTAATTCGGGAAAAAGAATTTATTCATATAACTGTTAAAGATGATGGTATAGGTATTGTGGAAAAAGAGTTAGAGCGAATTTTTGATAAGTTTTATACAGGTGGAGACCCAATGCAACATAGTTCTGGGAAATATGAATTTGGGGCGCGTGGTACAGGTCTTGGACTAGCTATTGCTAAAAACTATGCAGAAATTCATGGAGGACGACTTTGGGCAGAGTCTGACGGCCCTGGAAAAGGCAGTAGTTTTCATTTGTTGGTTCCTGAAAAGTTAAGTTAA
- a CDS encoding electron transfer flavoprotein subunit beta/FixA family protein produces the protein MKIIVCVKQVPSRDAILRINETGNWIQDRDIAYDTNEPDAYAVEEALQIKEKLGGEVVICSLGPERVQMVIKEALAKGADRAIHICDPALDNLDALGQARAMAEVISKEGFDLVFTGLQSDDYGFAQTGVILGELLGVPSATIAMAVEADEANKTVRVKRELEAGWFQWYKLPMPASISIQSGLNQPRYATLKGIMNAKKKEIRKVTLADLSLNAELLSSKQRIEKVYFPVKSKKTEIIDGSAKEAAAKLVNKLKQMRAL, from the coding sequence GTGAAAATAATAGTTTGTGTTAAACAAGTTCCTTCTCGTGACGCGATTTTGCGTATCAATGAGACAGGTAATTGGATACAAGATCGTGATATTGCTTATGATACAAATGAGCCAGATGCTTATGCTGTAGAAGAAGCTTTGCAAATTAAAGAAAAACTAGGGGGCGAAGTGGTTATTTGTTCACTAGGCCCAGAACGTGTTCAAATGGTTATAAAAGAAGCACTTGCTAAAGGGGCTGACCGTGCAATTCATATTTGTGACCCAGCCCTAGATAACCTAGATGCACTAGGTCAAGCTAGAGCAATGGCTGAGGTAATTTCTAAAGAAGGCTTTGATTTAGTTTTTACAGGTCTTCAATCAGATGACTATGGCTTTGCTCAAACAGGTGTAATTTTAGGGGAATTATTGGGCGTTCCAAGTGCTACCATTGCAATGGCTGTAGAAGCTGATGAAGCTAACAAAACTGTAAGAGTTAAGCGAGAACTAGAAGCAGGTTGGTTCCAATGGTACAAATTGCCTATGCCAGCATCTATCAGCATTCAATCAGGGCTTAATCAACCTCGCTATGCTACCTTAAAGGGAATTATGAATGCTAAAAAGAAGGAAATTCGCAAAGTTACTTTAGCAGATCTCTCTCTTAATGCAGAACTTTTAAGCTCTAAGCAAAGAATTGAGAAAGTTTACTTTCCAGTTAAAAGTAAGAAAACAGAAATCATTGATGGTTCAGCTAAAGAAGCAGCGGCCAAATTAGTAAACAAATTAAAGCAAATGCGCGCGCTTTAG
- the fabF gene encoding beta-ketoacyl-ACP synthase II, protein MNRRVVVTGVGLVSALGNTAEDNWSSLIAGRSGIENITHFDVKEYPVRFAGEVKNFNPEKFIIKKEVKKMDVFIHYAIAASQEAVDSSGLKITPEIADQVGTYIGSGIGGFGIIEREHTKLLQGGPGKVSPFFIPSTIVNLASGNVSIRFGAKGPNSATATACASGAHAIGDAFKIIQRGDATAMICGGAEGAITPMSVAGFAALRALSTRNESPQTASRPFDKERDGFVIGEGAGILMLEEYEYARQRGARIFAEVVGYGMSSDAFHITQPSEDADGAIRVMKNALKDAALSPTDISYINAHGTSTPFNDKIETFAIKQVFGEHAYKIPVSSTKSMTGHLLGAAGGLEAGISVLALYHQLIPPTINYETPDPDCDLDYVPNKARSAKMQYVLSNSFGFGGTNAALIFKRFEE, encoded by the coding sequence GTGAATCGTCGAGTAGTGGTTACAGGCGTTGGATTAGTTAGCGCGCTCGGTAATACTGCGGAAGATAATTGGAGTAGTTTGATTGCAGGTCGTAGCGGTATTGAAAATATTACTCATTTTGATGTTAAAGAATATCCAGTAAGATTTGCTGGAGAAGTAAAAAATTTTAATCCAGAAAAGTTTATTATTAAAAAAGAAGTTAAGAAAATGGACGTGTTTATTCACTATGCCATTGCTGCTTCACAAGAAGCAGTTGATTCTTCTGGGCTAAAAATAACTCCAGAAATAGCTGACCAAGTAGGTACTTATATTGGTTCAGGAATAGGTGGCTTTGGCATTATTGAGCGTGAACACACTAAATTACTACAGGGTGGGCCAGGCAAAGTATCACCTTTCTTTATTCCATCCACAATTGTAAATCTTGCTTCTGGTAATGTCTCAATTCGTTTTGGTGCAAAAGGGCCAAACTCTGCTACTGCAACAGCTTGTGCTTCAGGAGCGCATGCAATAGGAGACGCTTTTAAGATTATTCAGCGCGGTGACGCTACAGCTATGATCTGTGGCGGGGCCGAAGGTGCTATTACTCCAATGAGTGTTGCTGGCTTTGCTGCCCTTCGCGCACTTTCAACTAGAAATGAATCTCCACAAACAGCTAGCCGTCCTTTTGATAAAGAAAGAGATGGATTTGTTATTGGTGAAGGTGCAGGAATTTTAATGCTTGAAGAATATGAATATGCTCGCCAACGAGGAGCAAGAATTTTTGCTGAAGTAGTTGGCTATGGTATGTCTTCAGATGCTTTCCATATTACTCAACCTTCAGAAGATGCTGATGGTGCTATTCGGGTTATGAAAAATGCTCTTAAAGATGCTGCACTTAGCCCAACAGATATTAGTTATATCAATGCTCATGGCACTTCAACCCCTTTTAATGACAAAATAGAGACTTTTGCTATTAAACAAGTTTTTGGTGAACATGCTTATAAAATCCCAGTAAGTTCTACTAAGTCAATGACAGGACATTTACTTGGTGCTGCTGGAGGATTAGAAGCAGGAATTAGTGTGTTAGCACTTTATCACCAGCTTATCCCTCCAACCATTAACTATGAAACACCAGACCCAGACTGTGACCTTGACTATGTGCCAAATAAAGCGCGTTCAGCCAAGATGCAATATGTGCTTTCTAACTCATTTGGATTTGGTGGAACAAATGCTGCATTAATCTTTAAGCGTTTTGAGGAGTAA
- the acpP gene encoding acyl carrier protein, which yields MAEVSNVEERVRQIIVEELGVDEAEVTSNARFIDDLGADSLDTVELVMHFEEEFGIEIPDEDAEKITSVRDAIAYIESHLAK from the coding sequence ATGGCAGAAGTATCAAATGTTGAAGAAAGAGTAAGACAAATTATTGTTGAAGAATTAGGTGTAGATGAAGCAGAAGTAACTTCTAATGCTAGATTTATTGATGATTTAGGTGCTGATTCTTTAGATACAGTTGAACTAGTAATGCACTTTGAAGAAGAATTTGGTATTGAAATTCCAGATGAAGATGCTGAAAAAATTACTAGTGTTAGAGATGCAATTGCTTATATAGAGAGTCATTTAGCAAAATAA
- the fabD gene encoding ACP S-malonyltransferase, translating into MTKTAFVFPGQASQYVGMGRDFYEKYPVAKEVFDQADQALGFSISKLCFEGPDTELQLTANTQPAILTVSVAVYRVLASLGIKADYLAGHSLGEYSALVAAEVLDLAIAVQLVHKRGLYMQTAVPAGVGAMAAVIGADFQIVEEVCQQVAGSEVCSTANLNTPTQTVIAGEKQAIERAIAELKLRKAGRVKLLPVSAPFHCQLMKPAADNLAKDLEAVDFPSPKIPLVNNVDAQIIMDGKKLRDSLIRQVCAPVRWTESIKLLAENGVTRFIEVGPKNVLIGLIKNIVDNVSLANIEDDKTLQQFISNNTCSNSVSAN; encoded by the coding sequence ATGACAAAAACAGCTTTTGTCTTTCCCGGTCAGGCTTCACAATATGTAGGAATGGGGCGGGACTTTTATGAAAAATATCCAGTAGCAAAAGAAGTTTTTGACCAAGCTGATCAAGCATTAGGTTTTTCTATTAGTAAACTTTGTTTTGAAGGGCCAGATACAGAACTGCAATTAACTGCTAATACACAACCTGCTATTTTAACTGTTTCTGTTGCTGTTTACCGAGTTTTAGCCAGTTTAGGAATAAAGGCGGATTATTTAGCCGGCCATAGTTTAGGAGAATATTCTGCTTTAGTTGCTGCTGAGGTGCTAGATTTAGCTATAGCCGTTCAACTAGTTCATAAACGAGGTCTTTATATGCAGACGGCTGTACCGGCTGGAGTTGGTGCTATGGCGGCAGTTATTGGGGCAGACTTTCAAATAGTAGAAGAAGTTTGCCAACAAGTAGCAGGCTCAGAAGTTTGTAGCACGGCTAACTTAAATACTCCTACACAAACCGTAATTGCAGGTGAAAAGCAAGCTATAGAAAGAGCAATTGCAGAACTAAAACTGCGTAAAGCTGGACGTGTAAAACTTCTACCTGTTAGCGCACCATTTCATTGCCAACTTATGAAACCAGCCGCAGATAACTTAGCTAAAGATTTAGAAGCAGTAGATTTTCCTAGTCCAAAAATCCCGTTAGTTAATAATGTTGATGCTCAGATTATTATGGATGGCAAAAAGCTAAGAGATAGCTTAATTAGACAAGTTTGCGCTCCTGTCAGATGGACAGAATCTATAAAATTATTAGCTGAGAATGGTGTAACTAGATTTATTGAAGTCGGGCCAAAAAATGTTTTAATAGGATTAATAAAAAACATTGTTGATAACGTCTCGTTAGCTAATATAGAAGACGATAAAACTCTACAACAATTTATTAGTAATAACACTTGTAGTAATAGTGTGAGTGCTAATTAA